GCTGCTGTCTCAAGGAAGTAGTCAAGATTGGCTAGCCCCCATCCGCCAATATCCTTCATCGTCTTGTCTCGTGGCCAAGTGTTGGTTGGCCATTTATAAATGGTCTCTCGGACATCTACAAAGCCGCGATCGATGAGAAGCTGCTTCCACTTGAGTGGAAGCTTGAGAGTCCGATTAATCTTTTCCATAGCGTCAACCACCTCATCGGCCCACTGCGCCAAGTAGCTGTTCTCTGGTAGTGTGTTGTCGTCGGTCCGAGCTTCCATGCAGACATCTTGTGCTTCGAACCAGCCGCCGGGTTCGAGTTGGCTATATCATCAGGCGTTAGAATAGTGGGCTTGCCATTGGGATGGAGATATTTAGGGACGTCTACTTGTAAATGCTGTCAACTAGCTTGGCTGGGTCCAGAATGCTGCCGCTCAAAGTCCTAGAAAAGATGAAGTCGAATTGTTTTGACCATGTCCATGGCTTCTCCAGGTCATCTATCTCAAAAGAGCAGTTGGGAGGCATACTTGAAAATTATCAGCGGTCATGACCTCGATAGTGAGTGGCAGCTTCAAGGATATGTGGCGTCACTTACAAGTCAGGCTGCACTGGACTGATATCCACCCCGATCACTTCAGACTCGGGATGCTCCTCCGCTAATCGACCGTTAGTCAGGCTAATCATATGTATCATGCGCACATGACTGACCATATTCCAGAGCCCAGATTCCGGTTCCCGTTCCGAGGTCCAGGACTCTGTTAGCACCGTAAGACTTTGGACATGTGCAAAGGCGCCCTCTGAACGTCCTCATGAAGAGCTCGTGCTGTAGATCCAAACGCTCTTGTTCAACCTATTAATGTCTCATCAGCTAGTATATGACATACATTTTTACCACTATACATTGTGGCGGTCTCAACTTACGTTATCATGGGGAAAGTAGTATTCTGCGCACGTATCAGGCCAGGCTCAATCTCATGGCTATTAGATATGCAATACAAAGACTTACTGCCTCGGGAATGAGAGTGATAGAGACGTCCATTCTCATCTTCAAAATTAAGGATGGATGAGCGAATGGAAGTGAGAGAATCGCGGATTGACTAGAGTAAGACATGGTAAgcataactactattattaactcgtACCCTGAAATGAGGCTCTGTCGCGAATCATGTTCTCTCATTAAGAACGGGTGCGGTATAACTACTAGTATACTGGGCAACGTACGACATTGATGGCGGAGTCTGTTTCTCCGTCGTCAGCATCCTAATCGCCGCATCGCAAATTAGCAAAGAGTTGCCCGTTCTGTCCGGTTCGGGGCTCGCTGTGTAAAGCGTACAATGATACCCGTTGCCGGGTTCGCCCCATCCTCAGCATCAATCTCGGCATGGCCTGGGGAAGCAACGGTTTCCCCCACCGGGGGTGAGCGCGTCTCATCTCCCGGAGTCGCCATTACGAATTCTTTCAAAGTGCCAGTCAACTTTGGTGAGGGGTTTGATGTGAGAAACCGTGGGGTTACAGATTAGATCGTCTGAGGTCTAGGTATTTAATCCGCCGAAGCTCAACCCCAACTTCTAAGGACCAAGGGGCCAGACCCAACCCCCCATCCCCCCTTCAAAACCATGCCGGGGACACCGGGCGGTGCAGCGGTGTGCATGGATCAGAGGGTGGCAGCTTGAAGAATTTCGACGGACCTATCCCAAAGGAACCTCGGGTTGTGGAGAATCTTCAGTGGTTTATCCAACCAGACTTGGAGTTGGGGTGCTGGGGACGACTCAGTTCCACCAGCTAGCAATACTGCCAAGGGGCTTGACACGTGCCATCCCTCATGGGGTTCATGAGCAGTGGACATATCGCCCAGTGATGGACCTCTGAGAGAAGCGATACCAGACTAGGTCCCCGGACGTGTCGGTGTAGAGCGTCCCGTGAACCGGGTACTGTCACGCCACATGGGCTCTCTTTCCCTGGAAGATTGCGTGCAGGAATTTCTGCAAATCGATAACGGTGATCGTCGCTGAAAGATATCATGACGCATGATTTGACGCCAGCATCAGCAACGTTACAGGCTCAACGTTCCCTCCCTTGCCTACATGCTATCCAGGTAAGATGCTAATCTCGTAGCACTGGAGCGTTGCTCAGTGGAAAGAGTTGAATTACCCATTCATTCGCAAATTCGGGTTTAAACTCTGGACTTTTATGAtaaagtacgg
The Colletotrichum lupini chromosome 6, complete sequence DNA segment above includes these coding regions:
- a CDS encoding TAM domain methyltransferase produces the protein MATPGDETRSPPVGETVASPGHAEIDAEDGANPATGIIDADDGETDSAINVSIRDSLTSIRSSILNFEDENGRLYHSHSRGKYYFPHDNVEQERLDLQHELFMRTFRGRLCTCPKSYGANRVLDLGTGTGIWALEYAEEHPESEVIGVDISPVQPDFMPPNCSFEIDDLEKPWTWSKQFDFIFSRTLSGSILDPAKLVDSIYNQLEPGGWFEAQDVCMEARTDDNTLPENSYLAQWADEVVDAMEKINRTLKLPLKWKQLLIDRGFVDVRETIYKWPTNTWPRDKTMKDIGGWGLANLDYFLETAALGILTNIKGWSKEEVIVLCSQARKEMRDPRIHVWWPVYVVSGRKPGNSTQAPVEPSTA